In the genome of Triticum urartu cultivar G1812 chromosome 5, Tu2.1, whole genome shotgun sequence, one region contains:
- the LOC125556105 gene encoding pectinesterase-like, producing MSSGSAFGDFGPLTERRKAEKARQVKKRIMVAVGTIAIILIVCGIVVTLNGKQKEEKDGSSSKKGSKGKSDGGGGEDGGGDLKAVKKTITMMCKQVDYQGVCEESLTRCAKANESSPLGVLRLAVRVIGEALSEAFDRAELILTNDLLVKGAIADCKEFFGYAKEELNRTLASMDANDSITKQGYQLSIWLSAVITHQETCIDGFPDGEFKDKVKLMFLKGKELTSNALAFIEKAATFLAGLKLPQRRLLVEEKEAAPRRAEPALGKDGIPEWVPESERRVLKGGGFKAEVKPNVVVAKDGSGQFKTINEALIAMPKKYDGRYVIQLKAGVYDEYVTITSQMPNVTLTGDGSKTTIITGKKNFVDGITTFKSATFTAQGDGFMAIGVGFENTAGAAKHQAVALLVLADKSIFLNCKMDGFQDTLYAHSKAQFYRNCDISGTIDFIFGDAAAVFQNCIITLRRPLDNQQNIVTAHGRADAREATGFVLQKCQIVGEPALTAPGRPPIKNYLARPWRECSRTIFMESDLPALIDKAGYLPWNGEFGLKTLYYAEFGNKGPGADTVGRVNWAGYKKVISKDEANKFTLGNFIHPQPWIDPTGTPVKYDFFG from the exons ATGTCGTCGGGGTCGGCGTTCGGCGACTTCGGCCCGCTCACCGAGCGCCGCAAAGCCGAGAAGGCGCGGCAGGTGAAAAAGCGCATCATGGTCGCCGTAGGGACCATCGCCATTATACTCATTGTTTGCGGCATCGTCGTCACGTTGAACGGGAAGCAGAAGGAAGAAAAGGACGGGTCATCCAGCAAGAAGGGCTCAAAGGGAAAGtccgatggcggcggcggcgaggacggAGGAGGAGACCTCAAGGCCGTGAAGAAGACCATTACGATGATGTGCAAGCAGGTGGACTACCAGGGCGTGTGCGAGGAGAGCCTGACGAGGTGCGCGAAAGCGAACGAGTCGTCGCCCCTGGGCGTCCTCCGCTTGGCCGTCAGGGTGATCGGCGAAGCGTTGTCGGAGGCGTTCGACCGCGCAGAACTGATCCTGACCAACGACCTCCTCGTGAAGGGCGCCATTGCCGACTGCAAGGAGTTCTTCGGTTACGCCAAGGAGGAGCTCAACCGCACGCTCGCTAGCATGGACGCCAATGACAGCATCACCAAGCAGGGGTACCAATTGAGCATCTGGCTGAGCGCGGTGATCACGCACCAGGAGACGTGCATCGACGGCTTCCCCGACGGGGAGTTCAAGGACAAGGTGAAGTTGATGTTCCTCAAGGGGAAGGAGCTGACCAGTAACGCGCTGGCGTTCATCGAGAAGGCGGCGACGTTCCTCGCCGGCCTCAAGCTCCCGCAACGCCGGCTGCTCGTCGAGGAGAAGGAAGCGGCGCCACGGCGAGCCGAGCCGGCGCTAGGGAAGGATGGCATCCCGGAGTGGGTGCCCGAAAGCGAGCGGAGGGTTCTCAAGGGCGGCGGGTTCAAGGCCGAGGTCAAGCCAAACGTGGTGGTGGCCAAGGACGGCAGCGGCCAGTTTAAGACCATCAATGAGGCGCTCATTGCCATGCCAAAGAAATATGATGGAAG ATATGTCATCCAACTGAAGGCGGGTGTGTACGACGAGTATGTTACGATCACAAGCCAGATGCCGAACGTGACCTTGACCGGCGACGGTTCCAAGACGACGATCATCACCGGCAAAAAGAACTTCGTGGACGGGATCACGACCTTCAAGTCGGCAACCTTCA CCGCGCAAGGCGACGGGTTCATGGCGATCGGGGTGGGGTTCGAGAACACGGCGGGCGCGGCGAAGCACCAGGCGGTGGCGCTGCTGGTGCTGGCGGACAAGTCCATCTTCCTCAACTGCAAGATGGACGGGTTCCAGGACACGCTGTACGCGCACTCCAAGGCGCAGTTCTACCGCAACTGCGACATCTCCGGCACCATTGACTTCATCTTCGGCGACGCGGCGGCCGTGTTCCAGAACTGCATCATCACGCTCCGCCGCCCGTTGGACAACCAGCAGAACATCGTCACGGCGCATGGCCGCGCCGACGCCCGGGAGGCCACGGGGTTCGTGCTGCAGAAGTGCCAGATCGTCGGCGAGCCCGCGCTCACGGCGCCCGGCCGCCCGCCCATCAAGAACTACCTCGCCCGCCCGTGGCGCGAGTGCTCGCGCACCATTTTCATGGAATCGGACCTCCCGGCGCTCATCGACAAGGCCGGGTACCTGCCGTGGAACGGCGAATTCGGGCTCAAGACGCTCTACTACGCCGAGTTCGGCAACAAGGGGCCGGGCGCCGACACGGTGGGGCGCGTCAACTGGGCAGGGTACAAGAAGGTGATCAGCAAGGACGAAGCCAACAAGTTCACCCTGGGGAACTTCATCCACCCCCAGCCGTGGATCGACCCGACCGGCACGCCGGTCAAGTACGACTTCTTCGGGTGA